From Brevibacillus marinus, a single genomic window includes:
- a CDS encoding AAA family ATPase, with translation MNEQIKTLQEALRQARYVADQALTTVLYLAGRLGRPILMEGPAGVGKTELAKVMAKIRNVEFIRLQCYEGLDAAHALYDWDYPKQLLTARTLMEGAAQRKIAADIYSEEYLIERPLLKALRSQPAPVLLIDEVDRADEEFEALLLEFLAEFQITIPEIGSFRAQDPPLVILTSNRTRDLSDALRRRCLYFWLDYPSLEREAEIIKLRVPGLAEELIRQIVRAVRQMRQWSLLKPPGMAESIDWAQAIENLQVAQLDEESISLTLGCVLKTQEDMEFVQQKGLALLWKS, from the coding sequence ATGAACGAACAAATTAAAACGTTACAGGAAGCATTGCGCCAAGCCCGTTATGTGGCGGATCAGGCGCTCACAACCGTACTGTACTTGGCGGGGCGTCTCGGGCGCCCTATTCTTATGGAAGGACCGGCCGGGGTGGGCAAAACGGAATTGGCGAAAGTGATGGCAAAGATTCGCAACGTTGAATTCATTCGCTTGCAGTGTTACGAAGGATTGGATGCTGCCCATGCGCTGTACGATTGGGATTATCCCAAGCAGCTGCTGACCGCGCGTACGCTCATGGAAGGAGCAGCGCAACGAAAGATCGCTGCAGATATCTACAGCGAAGAGTATCTGATCGAGCGCCCTCTGCTCAAAGCACTGCGCTCGCAACCCGCGCCCGTCCTGTTGATTGATGAGGTGGACCGGGCGGATGAGGAGTTTGAAGCGCTGCTGCTGGAATTTTTGGCGGAATTTCAAATTACGATTCCGGAAATCGGTTCGTTTCGCGCGCAAGATCCCCCGCTGGTGATTCTCACGTCCAATCGCACGCGCGATCTTTCGGATGCACTCAGAAGGCGTTGTTTATACTTTTGGCTGGACTATCCCAGCCTGGAGCGGGAAGCGGAAATTATCAAGCTGCGTGTGCCGGGATTGGCCGAGGAGCTGATCCGGCAAATTGTCCGGGCCGTTCGCCAAATGAGGCAGTGGTCGTTGTTGAAACCGCCCGGGATGGCCGAATCGATCGACTGGGCACAAGCCATCGAGAATTTGCAGGTCGCTCAACTGGATGAAGAGAGCATTTCCCTGACACTGGGATGTGTCCTCAAGACACAGGAAGATATGGAGTTTGTCCAGCAGAAAGGTTTGGCGCTGTTATGGAAGTCCTAG